The genomic segment ttttatttgcagTACCAAGTACAccatagtttataaaaaaagatgCTACTGCgtcaaagaaataatttttgccTGCATTTGGAGGGGCCAAAACCGCTAACGTATTACATTTTGGTATTCttttgtctataatatttaataggtcagttaaaaaataataaatgttctcTGAGTTATTGTCaaattggtgtaataataattcattaacgATACGGACTGATTCTTGTATGTCATAATATACATGATCTTTTAACctattataagcattaaaatatGGGTGCACCTTTTcatctttataataattgtccaaGTCGATTAAACGCCAGTGCATCATATTGATACACCATAGTTCAAGGTCTCTATCAACATATTTATCTTtagaacataaattattaagattagtatttaaatagtgctcctttatatttttgtaggcCTCTGGGGGACAACACgggtattgatataataattcagaaatGCTCACCGGCCCATTTTCCGGGCGAACCCAGGAGTTTTCCTTATTCTTTTTAAGTTTCTTAACATTAACATTTGGTCCCCATCATCTTCACTATTCGTGAAGCTAGGTTGACTGCTTGATGGTTCGCAGGTAAAGTCCCTCTGCATCTCGCCGTCGCACCCAGCCAGTAATCCCCCTTGGGTTTGTCCTAAATGTCTTTGCgcctacaaaaatataaaaaaattaaattaacttataacaAGTATTAATTCTATTTTCACAATGAGAATATGtgcataaattataacgttCAAGCATATCATAATAGCTGCCTTCGTTAGGTGCTGAAAAAATGGCGCATAccacatattttacaatttgatGGTCGTTCGTAACATGCAACATAATCGTGACAGTCAAAATGTTTTTCTATTAAATCACTAATAAATTCGTAACCATATTCATATACgcacctatttattatatcatgccTACAGaaacacaacattttaaatacgtaatatcCCCATGCTTTCGACATATTCATAACAGCGCAAAATTTAATAAGTCCTCTACGAAATCGTTCGAAATCAGTTCACATACTGTTTCTTTTATCTGTTGCTCATATTGGATATTGGTTCGTCGTTGTCGGGAAAAGTATATCAATCAGATCTAATAGATCCGCCTCCTCCTTTAAGTCCTTGTTTAAACGTGTTTGACAAAAAGTCGTTAAGTCCTTCAATTTCATCACAGACAACTCCGCTAACGTTGCCGTCACTTCCGACGTCATTTCCAATTGCCTTTTCGTTGTCTTCGATTTTTTCTGAGTCTCACCCGACAGTTGACGGTCGCTCTTGCGCTTTTTGGGCCATCGCTGGAGGACTGTTCTTCCGAATGCATGGTTGTCGCTTCTtcgtatttattgtgtataaaagacatattattataaattactcgTTTCAATGTTTTGTGAAATAAACAGTAGCACAGAGATACTTTCGTTTGTAATACTAAAAGCGTACTACCGAGTACAGTGCTAAGGAACCTATTTATATCACTTAGAATAATGGTGTTAATGTGCCTACGTGCGTTCTCATTATCGATGTACATAATACTCGGCCGCCCTCAGATAAGTATCGCAGTATGTGTCGCCAATCGTCTGTTTTGAGCTCGACGACTTGAGTAACCCGACGAAGTTGACGTATCTGCTCCAAAATGTTCCTCGAACGAGGAAGGAGCACCGACAAGTTCTCCCTGAGTATGGGCATATGTAGCTGAGGTGGACGTGGTCTCCGTGTTCCGAGACGATGAAGAAGTGGTTAGGAGGGTACCGATTAATAAGTTGGTCCAATTCTCGCAGACACTTACGAACTCCGCCAGCTCCACTCGGCACAATGATACTACtgacatacataaaaaaaaaaatattatttaattaattaaataataaaataaaaataaaattataatatttattacctatggaTGCCAGAGACAAATTTAGAACGCAACGTATGTCTAAGTTCGTTAATGAGGTCGTCATATTTTTCCTCAGCTGTAGGTATAGTGTTGTCATATCTGAAGACTTCACCATCATTGTCTCGTTCCAAATCTTCTGAATCGCTCCAGTAGACCATTTCTTCGGGTGTAGTAGAGTCTCTACGGACAATAACGTAGCTGATGTATCGATCATTCCCTCGAAAATCGATGTCACAAATTCGATCGACAATTCATTTAAGCATGTGCTCATAAATTGGTGAGCCACGAGCAACAAGGTCTTGATTCTGTCTCTCATTGGATTATCCTCCTTATTGCATTCATCTGGTAGCTCGTCGCGTGCCAGGATCGTAGTCGTCCATTTCTTTAGGTTCATCAGTGTTGCAGAATGTTCCGGGTGCTATATTGATAAGGATATCCTTACTGACTTCCTACGACTCCTCGCCGTCGCCCACAGCCAGAATTCGTTCTTCGACTTCTCCCAAACTTtgctatagttaaaaatgttttttgataatattaatgaccTTATGACGATGTAACAATGGGTATCGTTCATGAaagttatttatacaactattGGATAACGTCATTATGAATAAAAGTacaatttttacattgtttatCTAATCGTgcttgattttttatatatcatactcggtattacattacatatataattataggtacttataataaaaacctCTATCTGCCCTTGTTTcatcattaaaaaatagatttttaaacatttatttaataatacgatCAGGATACACGCAAAGCCAagacttacattttttaaactcgTCAGTATTATAACcattaagtttataaatttgAACATCCAAatcaatatcataattaatgttTCGTTTTGTTGCCTATCGGTTTCTCTATCCTTCTGTGATACATATTGTTATCTAGCTCTTACTAAGAACAATATCCATTCCCCGACCTATATGGTGGGGTTAGTTTCCGAGAACTCGTTTACTACCCTTCTCGCCAGTATGCGCATAACCATAAGCTTCTCGATACTTTCTGTCCCCGTGAATCTATGGTTCGATTTCACTGTATATTATCGTTGCCATGCCTACTGGGATTTCTCAATTAATGGGAAaggacattttttgtttatttcttttttatttgcaTACAAAGGGCTTATTAGAATGTATGTGGGATATTGAAACAGAATTAATATGTGAATATGGATTGCCAATAAATATACTACATTTCCAACGTGTCACACTGAACTCGAAAATACAGCTATGGTTGTTAATAATACTACAGCTGAATCAATGTTCTGGGAAGAGCTAAGTGCATTCgataatcaatttatttcacCGTCAACATAGCAATTAAATGCGACGACCACGCCCGGGATGTCTACAACAGATAAGCCATTGTTCCGTGCAGAGTCCATTGTCAATGTATTAACTCGTCGGAAGGAACAAACGTCGTCGTATAAACTGTatcattattcaaataaaaaaacataatgtaacattaataatttttttttattaaacaataaatatattatctttatattatgtaatagagATGTTATACATATCAAATAACCTTAACAGAAACAtaggattaatttttttatcataattacgAAGAAAAGATGCACCCTGccagttatataattttatcctcGGTTGAAACTCAGACATaccaaatattgataaattatcgtttgttaatattattattggaggACCTTGAATTGGTTgatctgttttatatttaactgaTATACGACATGAATCCCCACCTAACAAAGCTTTTAGTTCATTAACGTGATTGGCTTCGTAATTAGGTTCATTCCATAGAACTAAACGTTTGCCTGCTGCTtccataaaattaattgttttgttagCAGTACCCAAAACACcgtaatttatgaaaaaagaaGCAAccgcatcaaaaatataatttttgcctGCATTAGGTGGAGCTAATATTgctaatgtattacatttaggAATtcttttatctattatatttattaaatctgttaaaaaataatatatattttcggtattattatcaaattgatATAAGAGTAATTCGTTAGCAATACGAACCGACTCATCAACGTCATAATAAACTTGATCTTTCAACCGATTATATGCATTAAAGTAAGGGTGTACCTTTTCGtccttataataattttcaaaatctacAAGTCGCCAGTGCATCAAATTAATTCCCCACAACTCAATATCCCTATCTACATATTTATCTTTGgtgcataaataatttaaattactattcgtataatattctttaatatttttgtaagccTCGGGTGGACAAGTCGGATACTGATATAACAGCTCACTTTTACTCACCGGGCCGTTTTTTGGGTCAACCCAGGTGTTTTTCTGattctttttagattttttaacgcTATCATTTTCTCCCCCATTAATATGACTATTCGGGACGCGTACTGTACTGCCTGATGGTTGGCAGGGAAAGTCCCGTGACACCTCGCCGTAGCTCCAAGCCAATAATCCCCCTTTGGCTTGTTCCAAATGTCTTTgcgtctaaaaaataataacacacaattcaaatagtattataatttattttacattgttcaattaatttatagcaTTTATCAATTCTCCGAACACATTGATCGTACGTACAaaggttatatttataaaacatatctaaataattatcatcattCGGTATAGTATTATGGTGCATAGAACAGAATAGGCAATTATTGTTTGAACGATGACCTTTTACAAATCGATTATTGTCCATAATCATgtgataaacataattatacccGTATTCATATTCGGCTACATTAATATCGTCATATTTAgtacaacaaattaatttaaataaataataagcctCAGAAATAgaaatatgcattattttttaaaatattttaagttctttactattttctatttgtaatattattatattgtcttcgGGAAGGtcaacgttttttttaatatttttaattaagttaaaaccaACGATTttgttataaagtatttttgatttgtttaaataaatatatcttaattttttaatatagttcCACAATACTAACCGATAGATATTTATATCGACTAAATAATCCTCCATTCTCTCCGAAGCCTCGAACGCTGTGGACGCGTCGGCTGCCCGAAGATAAGTATCGCAGAATGTCTCGGTAATCCCCTGGCCCGAGGTCGATGCCTATAGAAATCCGACGAAGTCCACGTCGTCGGTAGAGGCCTCAAAATGTTCCTCGAATGAGGAAGGATTACTTACAAGTTTGGCCTGAGTATCCACAAATGTGGGCAATGTGTATGTGGTCTTCGTGCTCTGAGATGATGTAGAAATGGGTCGGGGGATATCGTGTAATAAGGTTGTCCAGTTCATGCAAACATTCCTGAATTCCGCTAGCCCCACCTGGCACAATGATTGTGCtgatatatctaataaaaaaaaaatatataaaatatatatatgaataaattaataaatataataaatttaccgGTGGATGCCAGAGACAAATTTGCTAGCCAGTTCACGTCCAAGTTCGACAATGACGTCTTCATACATTTGCGCAGGTGATTGTACAGTGTCGTCATTGTCGTAGAATTCATTATCATAATCTCGTTCCATATACTCTGAATCTGAGTATCCATCCACTGTTTCGGGTGAATGACCTTCTCTATGACCTTCACTGGACAAACagtgaatataataagaatCATTGTCAACATACTGTACTCGTTCATCGGACTGGGAAACAATATCTCACAGAAATCCAAACAATCCTCTTCCTCCTCCAGATTCTTGTTCAGATTCACTGCTGCCCAATTCTTCAAATTGACTAATTTGACTGTGTTCATTTCGCTGTGGACTGTGGTCAACTCTTCGTTTGACACCTGTGAAGGTGACACAGCTTTCTTAATTGTTTTCTGCTTTTTTGTCGTTGCTGTTGATGTGCGTTCCAGTCTTCTTTTCAGCGATCCATTTTCTGAGGATGTCGCTGCCAGGGACGTAGTGGCCTGAAGATCCGTACATTCGTTATTAATAAAAGACATAATAAaacgattttcaatattttactcGTAACAATTGTTTAGTAAATAACTACTGTAGCACAATGTTACTTTCGGACAAGGAAAAACGTACtgaattataataagttttatgCCTTATTTATATGGTAGTGAACAATAAGAAATATGATATTTACTCTTTAAACaatcgataacaataataatctataagtaTTACGTCACACGCGTGAATTTTCGAGCTTGACGCTTGctcaaatattatgaatataatatttcaacaccAACACCAACAACCACAAAGTGACCTTGTACGCAACCGTCGTAGGCCTCTATCTTTATCGTTCTAAACCCATCTAAACTATTTGATATCGTCCCAGAAACAACACTATACTTGTTCTATCAAGCATCGagaattaaaaatccattatgatgaattttttattattaaaaaattacatcttTGAACTTCCGATTgcccgtgaaaaaaaaaacgggcaattttgtttgttttttgaaGACTATCTTCCTGGACTGCCCTTTATTGAATGCTCTGCTGTCCTCACTGGACTGATCTTGTTTGAATGCTCTGCTGTCCTCCTTCTCCTTGAAGTCGTGAACGTGGTTTCGTCGATGGGTCTCAAAGTTTTAGTCtttgaaattctttttttcgaTGGACTTGAAAAGTTTTCGTCTGATGAAGTGAACCCCATACCTGACACCATATTTATATAGTGACCCGTCGCTGTTACCTGATTGATTACTGCACACTTCTTTAACAACGAAGGCACGTACACGTTGTTGTGCTGGATCAGAGGATGGTTGACGTTTGTTGAAATAAGTTGTCGAACATAActgtagataattataataatatgttttttgacaaaaaattaatttaagttcttAAATTTGTCGACAGAATAAAAAATTCTGTCGGAGAATGGtggtaattttaattgtatttaaagtgaacgattaatatatatttattaaacaagacttaatattatatttaatttaagttattaaatttgtcGACAGAATGAATAATTCGGCCGGAGAatagttgtaatttaatttagactTAATGTGAACGGCGATGCAGCTGTTACAAGTCCAATTTGGTGGCAGCATCAGTGGCTTATTTTGACGACGTGATGTTGTTCTAGCCACCTGGACTTAGGAACGCCATTTTTATGcgtgttttaatttgtttttttttctattccattattaaatcatttatattttttaattgatttactatttttcaaagttttcatttaataatattttttctttatttatattgaaaaatgtattattataaagttctACATAGTAGTCTTCGCAATGAGACGCAACAGGACATTTAAGTGTAAGAAGTATATTTCCTTCCTTCATCGTTAATGTGTTCAATGCATCGCTTTAAAATTTCCCTTTTGATATCAAATCCATAAAAAATATCCTTGTATGATTCTAATTACTGATATGTAAAATAAAGTAACATTTCAATTGGTATTAAAAATCGCAGatattaacaacaaaattacaaaaagagttattttgctttaataatagatatagaaCACAGCTAAAGTTCAGTGTATCTATTTATTCtatcaattttaaaacgtaCATGCTACATACAATGCAATGGAATACtaatattgcatatttcaaACAGTATGCCATCTGTTTTTGGGTTTGAAAATATAGACCATTACATGAAGTTCGTCAACCGGAAAAAGCtgcaaatttaaacacaatcaACTCTATAAAAGTAGTGTGTAATATAGCAAATGGGTCATTCAACaactaactttaaaataatttgatatatgaATTTTTCCCAAGTGGGAAAATAGGAACGAAGGTTATTCAACCCCCGTtaaaccttatatattatagattaaacaAAACAGATATTAGATCAATATCTGTTCAGTTAGTTGGTCAAAACAATATCCTGATTGATAACTTTAACGAGACATTGACAGTTGTTCTGCATATTAAACGTCACAGATCTCATTTCTAAATTTGAATCTCAGATTTTGTAATGTACGAGTCAGTTACTTAAAGTTTATCCGTAAACACAACCATATTATCTACGAATTATTTTCCGTCTAAAAACTTTTACGAAGActcagaaatagctttgttatgtTTACAGACACGTAatttatttccaaatataaaTTCTACTAATAACCGACTGGAGATAGAAGTAATTCCATTATTTACATTCTAATGTATGTAATTTTGGGAATTAAATATcgattataactattttatgttttggtttctgattgtaaatatatacaattcatctaaaatattcaaattattttattgaactataggtagtttaaatattattaaatgtaaaattatattttataactatataattttaagcttttttacttttgaattttttaaaaatcaattaatatttactaaatatattttaattgaacataacatattgagttattaattttaaaattttatttaaatgtgtgtttcgatttcaacatttagtatcttatatttaacaaaatttagaATAGATACTACTTTAAAGacgtcatttttcgattttctcaataactaTTTAATGGCACAGGAAGAACCAACAACCAATTAcgaaaaccactaaaaatggaattctaatttataacgctttgtatatcaccatagaaacaaataaaaattgttattttacttattaaataaccaagaataaagATTTTAGTTGATTtgtggtaatttataatattaattgaactcactggctaccgtattaataatatgtaataacaatatacatataaaatattaatatattcaacggACAAACCGTCACCACTCAGAGTTGTTTTTCATATACGATGAtctaatattgtatcattgaattcgaattcGAGAAATATATCGTAGGTTCATAAGATTCAGTAACATATTCAGTCTCACGAGAGGGAAAAGGTGGATATTTtcctatgaataatatgtttataaaagtaacTTGATATAAAGTAACCAGCGGGTTGTTTGGTGTAAAAAggtcacaataaaatattatataattttgaaaaatatataacaaaattgtatCCCTAGGTACTGCGAAAAAATTTTCTCAATAAAAATGAACACCTATTGATAGTCATTAGGTTTAAACATAATGTGTTGGTGCCGAAATAAAGTGTATAcggatgtatataatattattatatcaactgaaaaaataaaaatgctgaaAATGAATCAACCACTCTGTAATACTTGGCGATAACGATAAACTAAAACGTTTCAATTCAATTGGTCcttatgataatgatatattttaaataatacacgtCGTAGTGATTGAATTAATGAATTGTATACTTttctttttagaatttattttatggtaaaaacTTTTGTTCCTCACCACCAAGTATAATTATCTGAAATTATTCCAACGTACGTATTACACATGAAtgcacgataatatattatagtattattgaattaaaaccgTAAATGctgattaaaacaataaataataatcataatccaCCGAACATtgtttacgtatattttaatgcataacaattaacaatacattAGTTCAGGAACCAGCATCCTGTGTGACAGAAAACTTGAAATGTGTTTTCGCGAATTCATGCGTTTTACCAACTGTTGAAGGAGTTATATATTCTAATGAAGGTTCACATGAAATATTATCTCACGGGACATTAATTGATTGTCACGTTAATGTTACTAAGCATATATTTTGAAGCTGGATATTATAAGGCTTATATctaatatagttttaagttttttctgGGAAAAGGAAAATGGTTGTAGTGATCGCCGTGCAGGACACGttgaacactaatacaataattatttaacgacgtcgcacgttagtcgttgtcttgagtcgtagatgagaaagataggtgataattataaacacttttagactttttaaagataacaataatttaacactttattgttacaaattcaagtacacaataattataagcacatAAATCTCATTTATGACATGACCTAAATAAAGTACCTCTTTACGTAAAAATGCACATTTCCGTGGCTGTAACTTCAAGTTATGCGTGCGCAAACGCTTAAATACCTCCGTTAACTTATTACCATGATCTACCAAACTTGACCNNNNNNNNNNNNNNNNNNNNNNNNNNNNNNNNNNNNNNNNNNNNNNNNNNNNNNNNNNNNNNNNNNNNNNNNNNNNNNNNNNNNNNNNNNNNNNNNNNNNNNNNNNNNNNNNNNNNNNNNNNNNNNNNNNNNNNNNNNNNNNNNNNNNNNNNNNNNNNNNNNNNNNNNNNNNNNNNNNNNNNNNNNNNNNNNNNNNNNNNNNNNNNNNNNNNNNNNNNNNNNNNNNNNNNNNNNNNNNNNNNNNNNNNNNNNNNNNNNNNNNNNNNNNNNNNNNNNNNNNNNNNNNNNNNNNNNNNNNNNNNNNNNNNNNNNNNNNNNNNNNNNNNNNNNNNNNNNNNNNNNNNNNNNNNNNNNNNNNNNNNNNNNNNNNNNNNNNNNNNNNNNNNNNNNNNNNNNNNNNNNNNNNNNNNNNNNNNNNNNNNNNNNNNNNNNNNNNNNNNNNNNNNNNNNNNNNNNNNNNNNNNNNNNNNNNNNNNNNNNNNNNNNNNNNNNNNNNNNNNNNNNNNNNNNNNNNNNNNNNNNNNNNNNNNNNNNNNNNNNNNNNNNNNNNNNNNNNNNNNNNNNNNNNNNNNNNNNNNNNNNNNNNNNNNNNNNNNNNNNNNNNNNNNNNNNNNNNNNNNNNNNNNNNNNNNNNNNNNNNNNNNNNNNNNNNNNNNNNNNNNNNNNNNNNNNNNNNNNNNNNNNNNNNNNNNNNNNNNNNNNNNNNNNNNNNNNNNNNNNNNNNNNNNNNNNNNNNNNNNNNNNNNNNNNNNNNNNNNNNNNNNNNNNNNNNNNNNNNNNNNNNNNNNNNNNNNNNNNNNNNNNNNNNNNNNNNNNNNNNNNNNNNNNNNNNNNNNNNNNNNNNNNNNNNNNNNNNNNNNNNNNNNNNNNNNNNNNNNNNNNNNNNNNNNNNNNNNNNNNNNNNNNNNNNNNNNNNNNNNNNNNNNNNNNNNNNNNNNNNNNNNNNNNNNNNNNNNNNNNNNNNNNNNNNNNNNNNNNNNNNNNNNNNNNNNNNNNNNNNN from the Acyrthosiphon pisum isolate AL4f chromosome X, pea_aphid_22Mar2018_4r6ur, whole genome shotgun sequence genome contains:
- the LOC107884906 gene encoding uncharacterized protein LOC107884906 is translated as MNLKKWTTTILARDELPDECNKEDNPMRDRIKTLLLVAHQFMSTCLNELSIEFVTSIFEGMIDTSATLLSVETLLHPKKWSTGAIQKIWNETMMVKSSDMTTLYLQLRKNMTTSLTNLDIRCVLNLSLASIVSLCRVELAEFVSVCENWTNLLIGTLLTTSSSSRNTETTSTSATYAHTQGELVGAPSSFEEHFGADTSTSSGYSSRRAQNRRLATHTAILI
- the LOC115034502 gene encoding uncharacterized protein LOC115034502; this encodes MSFINNECTDLQATTSLAATSSENGSLKRRLERTSTATTKKQKTIKKAVSPSQVSNEELTTVHSEMNTVKLVNLKNWAAVNLNKNLEEEEDCLDFCEILFPSPMNEYSMLTMILIIFTVCPVKVIEKVIHPKQWMDTQIQSIWNEIMIMNSTTMTTLYNHLRKCMKTSLSNLDVNWLANLSLASTDISAQSLCQVGLAEFRNVCMNWTTLLHDIPRPISTSSQSTKTTYTLPTFVDTQAKLVSNPSSFEEHFEASTDDVDFVGFL